A region from the Acyrthosiphon pisum isolate AL4f chromosome A1, pea_aphid_22Mar2018_4r6ur, whole genome shotgun sequence genome encodes:
- the LOC100158897 gene encoding palmitoyltransferase ZDHHC3 isoform X2 gives MMKLVNDPCGIFCILFTYTSIIYADYVVIQWVVLHTMQDSLWAPFHIVLFNTFLLLLTVSHLRAMFSDPGTVPLSHTNVSLSDLRQVKREDWTMCTRCEAYRPPRAHHCRICKRCIRRMDHHCPWINNCVGEKNQKYFVQFLFFVCIISAYTIMLVIMSWVRECRQCKMYDMDTRQTQVLHSVILIMESALFGMFVIAILYDQMDAIYNDQTTIEQTVYKRPNPLHRYLFSVICRWPKISRSTSKLNIRSV, from the exons ATGATGAAATTAGTTAATGATCCTTGTGGCATTTTTTGCATATTGTTCACATATACTTCAATCATATACGCTGACTACGTAGTGATTCAATGGGTTGTTTTGCACACTATGCAAGAcag ctTATGGGCTCCATTTCACATAGTGCTTTTCAATACATTTCTTTTGCTATTGACAGTATCACATTTACGGGCAATGTTTTCTGATCCTGGCACTGTACCTCTATCACATACTAATGTTTCTCTATCAGACTTACGGCAAG TGAAAAGAGAAGATTGGACCATGTGTACAAGGTGTGAAGCATACCGACCACCCCGGGCTCATCATTGTCGAATTTGTAAGCGCTGCATTAGACGAATGGATCATCATTGTCCAtg gattaataattgtgttggagaaaaaaatcaaaagtattttgtccaatttcttttttttgtttgtattatttctgCATACACTATCATGTTAGTTATCATGTCATGGGTGCGCGAGTGTCGGCAGTGTAAAATGTACGACATGGATACGAGACAAACACAAGT ctTACAttcagtaattttaataatggaaAGCGCTCTCTTTGGTATGTTTGTTATTGCAATTTTGTATGATCAAATGGATGCTATTTATAATGATCAGACAACAATTGAACAAACGGTCTACAAACGTCCAAATCCATTgcatagatatttattttcagttatttGTAGATGGCCAAAAATATCTAGATCTACATCCAAACTTAATATTCGAtctgtataa
- the LOC100158897 gene encoding palmitoyltransferase ZDHHC3 isoform X1: MMKLVNDPCGIFCILFTYTSIIYADYVVIQWVVLHTMQDSLWAPFHIVLFNTFLLLLTVSHLRAMFSDPGTVPLSHTNVSLSDLRQVNEPLVKREDWTMCTRCEAYRPPRAHHCRICKRCIRRMDHHCPWINNCVGEKNQKYFVQFLFFVCIISAYTIMLVIMSWVRECRQCKMYDMDTRQTQVLHSVILIMESALFGMFVIAILYDQMDAIYNDQTTIEQTVYKRPNPLHRYLFSVICRWPKISRSTSKLNIRSV, translated from the exons ATGATGAAATTAGTTAATGATCCTTGTGGCATTTTTTGCATATTGTTCACATATACTTCAATCATATACGCTGACTACGTAGTGATTCAATGGGTTGTTTTGCACACTATGCAAGAcag ctTATGGGCTCCATTTCACATAGTGCTTTTCAATACATTTCTTTTGCTATTGACAGTATCACATTTACGGGCAATGTTTTCTGATCCTGGCACTGTACCTCTATCACATACTAATGTTTCTCTATCAGACTTACGGCAAG ttaatgAACCTTTAGTGAAAAGAGAAGATTGGACCATGTGTACAAGGTGTGAAGCATACCGACCACCCCGGGCTCATCATTGTCGAATTTGTAAGCGCTGCATTAGACGAATGGATCATCATTGTCCAtg gattaataattgtgttggagaaaaaaatcaaaagtattttgtccaatttcttttttttgtttgtattatttctgCATACACTATCATGTTAGTTATCATGTCATGGGTGCGCGAGTGTCGGCAGTGTAAAATGTACGACATGGATACGAGACAAACACAAGT ctTACAttcagtaattttaataatggaaAGCGCTCTCTTTGGTATGTTTGTTATTGCAATTTTGTATGATCAAATGGATGCTATTTATAATGATCAGACAACAATTGAACAAACGGTCTACAAACGTCCAAATCCATTgcatagatatttattttcagttatttGTAGATGGCCAAAAATATCTAGATCTACATCCAAACTTAATATTCGAtctgtataa
- the LOC115033686 gene encoding cilia- and flagella-associated protein 43-like, translating into MFNICAADKHTVVYAAGSYIIMFDINEGKLNFRKCASNGGIGHIAKNPVLSHIAVGENCSNPLIIVYEWPTFEIVSVLKGSAEQQNNWLSYRYKS; encoded by the exons atgtttaatatatgtgCTGCAGACAAGCATACAGTTGTGTATGCAGCaggtagttatataattatgtttgacATCAATGAGGGGAAATTGAATTTTAGAAAATGTGCCAGTAATGGAGGAATAGGACATATAGCG aaaaatcCAGTTTTGAGCCACATTGCAGTAGGAGAAAATTGCAGTAATCCACTGATCATTGTGTATGAGTGGCCAACATTTGAAATAGTTAGTGTTCTCAAAGGCAGTGCCGAACAACAAAACAATTGGTTATCTTATAGGTATAAGTCATAA
- the LOC103307786 gene encoding cilia- and flagella-associated protein 44-like has protein sequence MAKTFTGLKLQGQLGRFGKTEISNVIGIFSMPDEKVISGCDWGNILVWDEELIDVEVTRKFRKPCHSAPIIMFLYSENDALLTSISMDGTIKFWYYRTVDTADPPENDRVLEMEPSFTISVHDSVGNAKIMGMCKIDDSDDESNDYFIQDGNGGMWLADIVMAADAKPLRRLAKFHGSEITSLQSSPVGYYIATTSLDGWLHVHDVLNKKLVFTHDFKVPITSSIWLPLKPGNYDHYLAVCKGL, from the exons atggCAAAAACATTTACCGGATTAAAGCTTCAAGGTCAGCTTGGACGCTTTGGCAAAACAGAAATATCAAACGTTATAGGCATTTTTTCGATGCCCgatgaaaaa gtaatatcGGGCTGCGATTGGGGTAATATTTTGGTGTGGGATGAAGAACTCATCGACGTCGAAGTGACTAGAAAGTTTCGAAAACCGTGTCATTCAGCGCCGATCATCATGTTTTTGTACTCCGAAAATGACGCTCTGTTGACGAGCATCAGTATGGACGGTACGATAAAATTCTGGTACTATCGTACAGTGGATACTGCGGACCCACCGGAAAACGATCGTGTACTGGAAATGGAACCGTCGTTTACGATCAGTGTCCACGATTCTGTGGGTAACGCGAAAATCATGGGCATGTGCAAGATTGACGACAGTGACGACGAATCGAATGACTATTTCATtcag GACGGTAACGGGGGAATGTGGCTCGCTGACATCGTAATGGCCGCAGACGCAAAACCACTTAGACGGCTAGCCAAGTTCCACGGTAGTGAAATAACTTCTTTGCAATCATCGCCCGTCGGTTATTATATCGCTACCACTTCGTTGGACGGTTGGCTCCACGTACATGATGTTCTTAACAAAAAGTTGGTATTCACTCACGATTTCAAAGTGCCAATCACTTCGTCAATTTGGTTACCGctgaag cccggcaactatgacCATTACCTAGCTGTTTGTAAAGGATTATGA